A genomic window from Canis lupus dingo isolate Sandy chromosome 13, ASM325472v2, whole genome shotgun sequence includes:
- the PSCA gene encoding prostate stem cell antigen, translating into MKAVLLALLAAALALRPGTALECYSCKARVSNQDCQRVQNCSHSETQCWTEHIRAVGVLTLISKGCSSHCVEDSQNYYVGKKNITCCSTDLCNASGAHALQPATVTLALLTALGGLLLWGPGRL; encoded by the exons ATGAAGGCCGTCCTCCTCGCCCTGCTGGCAGCTGCCTTGGCCCTGCGGCCAG GCACCGCCCTGGAGTGCTACTCCTGCAAGGCCCGCGTCAGCAACCAGGACTGCCAGCGCGTGCAGAACTGCTCCCACTCCGAGACGCAGTGCTGGACCGAGCACATCC GTGCGGTTGGCGTCCTGACCCTCATTAGCAAGGGCTGCAGCTCGCACTGTGTGGAGGACTCGCAGAACTACTACGTGGGCAAGAAGAACATCACGTGTTGCTCCACTGACCTGTGCAACGCCAGTGGGGCCCATGCCCTGCAGCCAGCCACTGTCACCCTGGCACTGCTCACTGCTCTCGGTGGCCTGCTGCTCTGGGGCCCTGGCCGGCTGTAA
- the THEM6 gene encoding protein THEM6: protein MLGLAVASLAVALAYFALLDGWYLVRVPCAVLRARLLQPRVRDLLAEQRYAGRVLPSDLDLLLHMNNARYLREADVARAAHLARCGVLGALRALGARAVLAASCARYRRSLRLLEPFEVRTRLLGWDARAFYLEARFVSLRDGFVCALLRSRQHVLGTSPERVVRHLCKRRVEPPELPEDLRHWIAYNETSSQLLRAESGLSDVVKDQ from the exons atGCTGGGGCTGGCCGTGGCGTCGCTGGCCGTGGCGCTCGCCTACTTCGCGCTGCTGGACGGCTGGTACCTGGTGCGCGTGCCGTGCGCCGTGCTCCGTGCGCGCCTGCTGCAGCCGCGCGTCCGCGACCTCCTGGCCGAGCAGCGCTACGCCGGCCGCGTGCTGCCCTCGGACCTGGACCTGCTGCTGCACATGAACAACGCGCGCTACCTGCGCGAGGCCGACGTGGCGCGCGCCGCGCACCTGGCCCGCTGCGGGGTGCTGGGGGCCCTGCGCGCGCTCGGGGCCCGCGCCGTGCTGGCCGCCTCGTGCGCGCGCTACCGCCGCTCGCTGCGCCTGCTGGAGCCCTTCGAGGTGCGCACCCGCCTGCTGGGCTGGGACGCCCGCGCCTTCTACCTGGAGGCGCGCTTCGTGAGCCTGCGCGACGGCTTCGTGTGCGCGCTGCTGCGCTCCCGCCAGCACGTGCTGGGCACCTCGCCGGAGCGCGTCGTGCGGCACCTGTGCAAGCGCCGG GTGGAACCCCCGGAGCTGCCAGAAGACCTGCGGCACTGGATCGCCTACAACGAGACCAGCAGCCAGCTGCTCAGGGCTGAGAGCGGGCTCAGTGACGTGGTCAAGGACCAGTGA